A single genomic interval of Spinacia oleracea cultivar Varoflay chromosome 6, BTI_SOV_V1, whole genome shotgun sequence harbors:
- the LOC110787014 gene encoding eukaryotic initiation factor 4A-9-like, whose product MAGVALEGSQYDARQYDSKMSELLSEEGSDFFTSYDEVYESFDKMGLAENLLRGIYAYGFEKPSAIQQRGIVPFCKGLDVIQQAQSGTGKVFPYQNSSELIKE is encoded by the exons ATGGCAGGAGTTGCACTTGAAGGTTCCCAGTATGATGCTCGCCAGTATGACAGCAAAATGAGTGAATT GCTTTCTGAGGAAGGAAGTGATTTCTTCACTTCATATGACGAGGTTTATGAAAGCTTCGATAAAATGGGTTTGGCAGAGAATCTTCTTAGAGGAATCTATGCTTATG GTTTCGAGAAACCTTCTGCTATTCAACAGAGGGGAATAGTCCCATTCTGCAAGGGTCTTGATGTTATTCAGCAAGCCCAGTCTGGTACAGGAAAAGTTTTTCCATATCAGAACTCGTCTGAACTTATAAAAGAATAA